Proteins encoded within one genomic window of Pantoea eucalypti:
- a CDS encoding lipoate--protein ligase A, translating into MSTLRLLLSESNDPWFNLAVEECIFRQMPATQRVLFLWRNAETVVIGRAQNPWKECNTRRMEEDGIRLARRSSGGGAVFHDLGNCCFTFMAGKPEYDKSVSTAIILRALNALDVPAEASGRNDLVVNTAEGLRKISGSAYRETPDRGFHHGTILMDADLSRLADYLNPDVKKLQAKGITSVRARVTNLAELAPGISYQAICSAVTDAFFDHYGERCEPEMISPEALPDLPGFTEQFARQSSWAWNFGQAPDFSHLLDQRFAWGGVEIHFDVERGVITRCQIFSDSLNPAPLEALAQRMQNVTYRPDALEPVLSQLVADFPLQQAELTELQHWLVASLR; encoded by the coding sequence ATGTCCACGCTGCGTTTACTGCTATCTGAATCTAACGACCCCTGGTTTAATCTGGCGGTAGAAGAGTGCATTTTCCGGCAGATGCCCGCCACCCAGCGAGTACTATTTTTGTGGCGTAATGCGGAAACGGTGGTAATCGGGCGGGCGCAAAATCCGTGGAAAGAGTGCAACACGCGACGTATGGAAGAAGATGGTATCCGGCTGGCGCGTCGCAGCAGCGGCGGTGGCGCGGTATTTCACGACCTCGGCAACTGCTGTTTTACCTTCATGGCTGGCAAGCCGGAGTATGATAAAAGCGTCTCGACCGCCATTATCCTGCGTGCACTTAACGCGCTGGATGTCCCGGCGGAAGCGTCCGGACGTAACGATTTAGTGGTCAACACCGCTGAGGGACTGCGTAAAATCTCCGGTTCCGCCTACCGCGAAACACCGGACCGCGGTTTTCATCACGGCACTATCCTGATGGATGCCGATCTAAGCAGGCTGGCGGACTACCTTAATCCTGATGTGAAAAAATTGCAGGCCAAAGGGATTACGTCGGTCCGCGCAAGGGTAACCAATCTGGCAGAATTAGCACCGGGTATCAGCTATCAGGCGATCTGCTCAGCAGTGACTGACGCCTTTTTCGATCATTACGGAGAACGTTGTGAACCAGAGATGATTTCGCCTGAAGCCTTGCCCGACCTGCCGGGTTTCACAGAACAGTTCGCGCGGCAGAGTAGCTGGGCGTGGAATTTCGGTCAGGCACCTGACTTCTCGCATCTGCTTGACCAGCGTTTTGCCTGGGGCGGTGTGGAAATCCACTTCGATGTTGAACGTGGCGTGATCACTCGTTGTCAGATTTTCAGCGACAGTCTCAATCCTGCGCCGCTTGAAGCACTGGCGCAACGGATGCAAAACGTCACTTACCGCCCAGACGCCCTTGAACCGGTACTGAGTCAGCTGGTTGCGGATTTCCCGTTGCAACAGGCAGAGCTGACAGAATTGCAGCACTGGCTGGTCGCCAGCCTACGCTGA
- a CDS encoding DMT family transporter translates to MNASAGIAMKITAALSSTLMLACVKGLDGAIPVGEVIFFRSVLALVPLLIWLSFQGSILDGIRTRNIRGHFVRGLAGTGGLYFSYLSLLYISLTDATAINYAAPLFTVLLAALFLREKVRHHRWVAVFTGFSGILVMFSGHLTLTSQATFSLSSSVGILLALMAALCTACALVQIRFLNGKEKPGAIAFWFAVTTALTSLVTLPGGWKVPQGNQLALLVGCGLLGGITQILMTLSLRYAEASLLAPFDYTTLIWSVAVGYLLLGNLPTSTTVIGAILVVIGGLYSVLYERYRFRKARVVDATG, encoded by the coding sequence ATGAACGCTTCCGCTGGCATAGCGATGAAGATCACAGCTGCGTTAAGTTCAACGCTGATGCTGGCTTGTGTTAAAGGACTGGATGGCGCAATCCCGGTCGGTGAAGTGATATTTTTCCGTTCGGTGCTGGCATTGGTCCCACTGTTAATCTGGCTGAGTTTTCAGGGCAGCATCCTGGATGGCATTCGCACCCGGAATATTCGCGGACATTTTGTGCGAGGACTGGCCGGAACCGGCGGCCTCTATTTCAGTTATCTGTCGCTGCTCTACATTTCCCTGACCGATGCCACCGCAATTAACTATGCTGCGCCACTTTTTACCGTGCTACTGGCGGCATTGTTTCTGCGTGAAAAAGTCCGGCACCATCGCTGGGTGGCGGTTTTTACCGGTTTTAGCGGCATCCTGGTCATGTTCTCCGGGCATCTCACCCTGACGAGTCAGGCCACATTCTCGCTCTCATCCTCAGTGGGCATTCTGCTGGCGTTAATGGCAGCCTTATGTACTGCCTGTGCGCTGGTTCAGATTCGGTTTCTTAACGGGAAAGAGAAGCCCGGTGCTATCGCATTCTGGTTTGCTGTCACCACGGCGCTAACGTCGCTGGTTACGCTTCCGGGCGGCTGGAAAGTCCCTCAGGGTAACCAGCTGGCATTACTGGTGGGATGTGGACTGCTGGGCGGTATCACGCAGATCCTGATGACTCTGAGCCTGCGGTACGCCGAAGCCTCACTGCTGGCGCCGTTTGATTACACGACGTTGATCTGGTCGGTGGCGGTGGGCTATCTGCTTTTGGGTAATCTGCCGACTTCCACCACCGTTATCGGTGCAATTCTGGTGGTGATCGGCGGTCTCTATTCGGTGTTGTATGAGCGATATCGCTTCCGGAAAGCACGGGTGGTTGATGCCACCGGTTGA